The following coding sequences are from one Saccopteryx bilineata isolate mSacBil1 chromosome 3, mSacBil1_pri_phased_curated, whole genome shotgun sequence window:
- the DISP3 gene encoding protein dispatched homolog 3, with product MDSEDDPLLQDVWLEEEQEEEEATGEAFRRTQKPGPHARAGRQCCWRHWTLPSRPPASGFWSTLGWAFTNPCCAGLVLFLGCSIPLALSAFMFLYYPPLDIDISYNAFEIRNHEASQRFDALALALKSQFGSWGRNRRDLADFTSETLQRLISEQLQQLHLSNSSRRAPRSVCAVPQCGPGPRWDTSTAGKPAANRSGRLRRQSALAANQSEAPLNQGLNKNGQPQVGTAPAVANQSRARRGTSRWDYSRSYVSTNTQTHAHWRIELIFLARGDAERNIFTSERLVTIHEIERKIMDHPGFREFCWKPHEVLKDLPLGSYSYCSPPSSLMTYFFPTERGGKIYYDGMGQDLADIRGSLELAMTHPEFYWYVDEGLSAENLKSSLLRSEILFGAPLPNYYSVDDRWEEQRAKFQSFVVTYVAMLAKQSTSKVQVLYGGTDLFDYEVRRTFNNDMLLAFISSSCIAALVYILTSCSVFLSFFGIASIGLSCLVALFLYHVVFGVQYLGILNGVAAFVIVGIGVDDVFVFINTYRQATHLEDPQLRMIHTIQTAGKATFFTSLTTAAAYAANVFSQIPAVHDFGLFMSLIVSCCWLAVLFTMPAALGIWSLYMAPLEGACQTRCHQKCGRKSSLHFPGDVFAIPERAGDSPAQGPVPYLDDDIPLLNVEEEPVSLELGDVSLVSMPPTGLQPAPDRGGRGQLIAQLQELLHHWVLWSAVKSRWVIVGLFVSILILSLVFASRLRPASRAPLLFRPDTNIQVLLDLKYNLSAEGISCITCSGLFQEKPHSLQNNIRTSLEKKKRGSGVLWAGRPEATLQDAPGTVYVSKVKSKGHLAVYRFSLNASLPAPWQIVSPGDGEVPSFQVYRTPFGNFTKKLTACMSTVGQLQAASPSHKWMVTALACDTKRGWKFDFSFYVATKEQQHTRKLYFAQSHKPPFHGRVCTAPPGCLLSSSPDGPTKGFFYVPSEKGPRARLSATFGFNPCVNTGCGKPAVRPLVDTGAMVFVVFGIVGINRTQQVDNHVIREPGSVIYDSGFDLFKEIGHLCRLCKAIAGNSELVKPGGAQCLPSGYSISSFLQMLHPECKELPEPNLLPGQLSHGAVGVKEGRVQWISMAFESTTYKGKSSFQTYSDYLRWESFLQQQLQTFPEGSALRRGFQTCEHWKQIFMEIIGVQSALYGLALSLLICVAAVAVFTTHVLLLLPVLLSILGIVCLVVTIMYWSGWEMGAVEAISLSILVGSSVDYCVHLVEGYLLAGENLPPYQAEDAHSQRQWRTLEAVRHVGVAIVSSALTTVIATVPLFFCIIAPFAKFGKIVALNTGVSILYTLTVSTALLGIMAPSSFTRTRTSFLKALGAVLLAGALGLGACFLLLRSGYKIPLPNGTSL from the exons ATGGACTCAGAGGATGACCCATTGTTGCAGGATGTGTGGctagaagaagagcaggaagaggaggaagcaaCGGGTGAGGCCTTCAGGAGAACCCAGAAGCCAGGGCCCCACGCCAGGGCAGGGAGGCAGTGTTGCTGGCGGCACTGGACCTTGCCCTCCCGGCCCCCAGCCTCGGGCTTCTGGAGTACCTTGGGCTGGGCCTTCACCAATCCTTGCTGTGCGGGCCTTGTGCTCTTTCTGGGCTGTAGCATCCCCCTGGCCCTGTCAGCCTTCATGTTCCTCTACTACCCACCACTGGACATTGACATCTCCTACAACGCCTTTGAGATCCGAAACCACGAGGCCTCCCAGCGTTTTGACGCCCTTGCGCTAGCACTTAAGTCCCAATTTGGGTCCTGGGGACGCAACCGGCGCGACTTGGCTGACTTTACCTCTGAGACGCTACAGCGCCTCATCTCagagcagctgcagcagctgcaTCTCAGCAACAGCTCGCGAAGGGCGCCACGCTCCGTCTGTGCTGTGCCACAGTGCGGTCCAGGACCGAGGTGGGACACATCCACTGCCGGGAAGCCAGCAGCCAATCGGAGTGGGCGTCTTCGACGCCAGTCGGCCCTGGCAGCCAACCAGAGTGAAGCCCCATTGAACCAGGGGCTGAACAAAAATGGGCAGCCCCAAGTGGGCACTGCGCCTGCCGTGGCCAATCAGAGCCGGGCCCGCAGGGGCACCTCGCGCTGGGACTACTCTCGCTCCTACGTGAGCACCAACACCCAGACTCACGCGCACTGGCGCATCGAGCTCATCTTCTTGGCACGTGGCGACGCGGAACGCAACATTTTCACCAGCGAGCGCCTGGTCACAATCCACGAGATTGAGCGCAAAATCATGGACCACCCAGGCTTCAGGGAGTTCTGTTGGAAGCCCCACGAAGTGCTCAAGGACCTGCCGCTCGGCTCCTACTCCTACTGCTCCCCGCCGAGCTCGCTCATGACCTACTTCTTCCCCACTGAGAGGGGCGGCAAGATCTACTACGACGGCATGGGCCAGGACCTGGCGGACATCCGGG GTTCCCTAGAGCTGGCCATGACTCACCCTGAGTTCTACTGGTATGTGGATGAGGGCCTCTCTGCAGAAAACCTTAAGAGCTCCCTCCTGCGCAGTGAGATCCTGTTTGGGGCCCCCCTGCCCAACTACTACTCTGTGGATGACCGCTGGGAGGAACAGCGGGCCAAGTTTCAGAGCTTCGTGGTCACCTACGTGGCCATGCTGGCCAAGCAGTCTACTAG CAAAGTCCAGGTTCTCTATGGAGGGACAGACCTCTTTGACTATGAGGTGCGCAGAACCTTCAACAACGACATGCTCCTGGCCTTTATCAGCAGCAGCTGCATCGCCGCCCTCGTTTACATTCTCACCTCTTGCTCGG TGTTCCTGTCCTTTTTTGGGATCGCGAGTATCGGCCTCAGCTGCCTGGTGGCACTCTTCCTGTACCACGTGGTCTTTGGTGTTCAGTACTTGGGCATCCTCAATGGCGTGGCTGCCTTCGTGATAGTAGGCATTG GTGTGGACGACGTCTTTGTGTTCATCAACACCTACCGCCAGGCCACCCACCTGGAAGACCCCCAGCTTCGGATGATCCACACCATCCAGACGGCAGGCAAGGCCACTTTCTTCACCTCCCTGACCACGGCCGCCGCTTACGCCGCAAATGTCTTCTCCCAG ATCCCGGCCGTCCATGACTTTGGCCTGTTCATGTCTCTCATTGTGTCCTGCTGCTGGCTAGCTGTGCTCTTCACCATGCCTGCTGCCCTGGGCATCTGGAGCCTTTACATGGCACCACTAGAGGGCGCCTGCCAGACCCG CTGCCACCAGAAGTGTGGCCGCAAGAGCTCCCTGCACTTCCCCGGGGACGTGTTTGCCATTCCCGAGCGGGCTGGGGACAGCCCTGCCCAGGGCCCCGTGCCCTACCTGGATGATGACATCCCCTTGCTGAATGTAGAGGAGGAGCCAG TGTCTCTGGAACTGGGAGACGTGTCTCTGGTGTCCATGCCCCCCACGGGCCTGCAGCCTGCCCCTGACAGGGGCGGCCGGGGGCAGCTTATTGCTCAGCTTCAAGAACTGTTACACCACTGGGTCCTGTGGTCAGCCGTCAAGAGCCGCTGGGTGATTGTGG GGCTCTTTGTCTCCATCCTCATCCTGTCCCTGGTGTTTGCTAGCCGGCTCCGCCCCGCCAGCCGCGCCCCCCTGCTCTTCCGGCCGGATACCAACATCCAGGTGCTACTGGACCTCAAGTACAACCTGAGCGCTGAGGGCATCTCCTGTATCACCTGTTCAG GTCTGTTCCAGGAGAAGCCCCACAGCCTGCAGAACAACATCCGGACGTCCCTGGAGAAGAAGAAGCGGGGCTCAGGGGTGCTGTGGGCCGGCCGGCCAGAGGCCACCCTGCAGG ATGCCCCAGGCACCGTGTATGTCTCCAAGGTGAAGAGTAAAGGCCACCTGGCTGTCTACAGGTTCTCCCTCAATGCCAGCCTGCCTGCCCCTTGGCAGATCGTGTCCCCTGGGGACGGGGAGGTGCCCTCTTTCCAG GTGTATAGAACGCCTTTTGGTAACTTCACCAAGAAGCTGACCGCTTGTATGTCTACAGTAGGGCAGCTCCAGGCGGCGAGCCCCTCCCACAAGTGGATGGTGACAGCCTTGGCCTGCGACACCAAGCGGGGCTGGAAGTTTGACTTCAGCTTCTATGTGGCCACCAAGGAGCAGCAGCACACCCG GAAGTTGTACTTTGCGCAGTCCCACAAGCCACCCTTCCACGGGCGCGTGTGCACGGCGCCTCCCGGCTGCCTGCTCAGCTCCAGCCCCGACGGGCCCACCAAaggcttcttctatgtgcccagTGAGAAAG GGCCCAGGGCCCGCCTCTCGGCCACTTTCGGCTTCAACCCCTGCGTGAACACAGGCTGCGGGAAGCCGGCAGTGAGGCCACTGGTGGACACAGGGGCCATGGTCTTCGTGGTCTTCGGCATCGTTGGCATCAACCGCACACAGCAGGTGGACAACCACGTCATCAGAGAGCCG GGCAGCGTCATCTATGACAGCGGCTTTGACCTCTTCAAAGAAATTGGGCACCTGTGTCGCCTCTGCAAGGCCATCGCGGGGAACTCAGAGCTGGTGAAGCCAGGCGGGGCCCAGTGCCTGCCCTCAG GCTACAGCATCTCCTCCTTCCTGCAGATGTTGCACCCCGAGTGTAAGGAGCTGCCCGAGCCCAACCTGCTCCCGGGACAGCTGTCACACGGGGCCGTGGGTGTCAAGGAGGGACGCGTGCAGTGGATCTCCATGGCCTTTGAGTCg ACCACGTACAAGGGCAAGTCCTCCTTCCAGACCTACTCGGACTACCTGCGCTGGGAGAGCTTcctgcagcagcagctgcagaCATTCCCCGAGGGCTCAGCCCTGCGCCGTGGCTTCCAGACCTGCGAGCACTGGAAGCAGATCTTTATGGAGATCATAG GGGTGCAGAGCGCCCTATATGGCCTGGCCCTCTCCCTGCTCATCTGTGTGGCCGCGGTGGCCGTGTTCACCACCCACGTGCTGCTCCTGCTGCCTGTGCTCCTGAGTATCTTGG GCATCGTCTGCCTCGTGGTGACCATCATGTACTGGAGTGGCTGGGAGATGGGCGCCGTGGAAGCCATCTCCCTGTCCATCCTGGTTGGCTCCTCTGTGGACTACTGCGTCCATCTGGTTGAGGGCTACCTGCTGGCCGGAGAGAACCTGCCCCCCTACCAGGCTGAG GATGCCCACTCGCAGCGCCAGTGGCGGACGCTGGAGGCGGTGCGGCACGTGGGTGTGGCCATCGTCTCCAGTGCCCTCACCACGGTCATCGCCACGGTGCCCCTCTTCTTCTGCATCATCGCCCCATTTGCCAAATTTGGCAAGATCGTCGCACTCAACACCGGCGTCTCCATCCTCTACACGCTCACGGTCAGCACGGCCCTGCTCGGCATCATGGCGCCCAGCTCCTTCACCCGGACCAGGACTTCCTTCCTCAAGGCCCTGGGCGCCGTGCTCCTGGCGGGGGCCCTGGGGCTGGGcgcctgcttcctgctcctccggaGTGGCTACAAGATTCCTCTGCCCAACGGGACCTCCCTATAG